A genomic segment from Idiomarina piscisalsi encodes:
- the lptF gene encoding LPS export ABC transporter permease LptF yields the protein MRIFRYLISETLKSQLAVLFILMAIFVSQKFVRVLSDASEGDIPGSVIFQLLSLNLPALLALILPLSLFLGILLAHGRIYADNEMTILHACGVSEWYVTRVTLVLSLILALVTGALTLWLVPWALEQEQQVEEKARSESGLTALMPGRFQQASNQKAVIFVQDVDEEGRLQEIFVAQHSHEGDELRSGSVVMAKTGNVISEDSGSQWLELGEGHRYSGDQSSYQTMTFDNYRLQIKEQETDSQARKLENYSTLELLETQGNAAVAEFQWRIAIPLAMPLLTLIAVPLSRVNPRQGKFARMAPAFLIYLGYFLVLMAAKAAVRDGVIPSMIGLWWIHLILLIFGFILIGKGRPLGLKLLSRFSIRNKRG from the coding sequence GTGCGCATATTTCGGTATTTAATCAGTGAAACACTAAAATCACAGCTTGCTGTGCTTTTTATTCTGATGGCTATATTCGTCAGTCAGAAATTTGTACGTGTGTTGTCCGATGCCTCTGAGGGCGATATTCCCGGCAGCGTCATTTTTCAATTGTTGTCGCTGAATTTACCAGCCTTACTGGCGCTAATTCTTCCCTTAAGCTTGTTCTTGGGCATTTTGCTGGCTCATGGACGCATATACGCTGACAATGAAATGACAATCTTACATGCTTGTGGTGTCAGCGAATGGTACGTGACCCGGGTGACATTGGTTCTATCGCTGATTCTGGCGTTGGTGACCGGCGCATTGACGTTATGGCTAGTGCCGTGGGCATTAGAACAGGAACAACAAGTGGAAGAAAAAGCCCGTTCGGAGAGTGGCTTGACGGCGCTAATGCCGGGACGCTTTCAACAGGCGAGTAACCAAAAAGCGGTTATTTTCGTGCAAGATGTTGACGAAGAAGGCCGGCTTCAGGAAATTTTTGTTGCTCAACATAGCCACGAGGGTGATGAGTTACGCTCAGGCAGTGTCGTGATGGCTAAAACGGGAAATGTGATCAGTGAAGACAGCGGCTCTCAATGGCTAGAATTGGGTGAGGGACATCGTTACTCCGGCGATCAGAGTAGCTATCAGACCATGACTTTTGATAACTATCGCTTGCAAATAAAAGAGCAGGAAACGGATAGTCAGGCCCGAAAACTAGAGAACTACTCAACACTGGAGTTATTGGAAACGCAGGGCAACGCGGCCGTAGCAGAGTTCCAATGGCGTATTGCTATTCCTTTGGCAATGCCGTTATTAACGTTAATTGCGGTGCCACTTAGTCGCGTAAACCCAAGGCAGGGCAAGTTTGCGCGAATGGCCCCGGCTTTCTTGATTTACCTTGGTTACTTTCTGGTGCTAATGGCCGCGAAAGCGGCAGTAAGAGATGGTGTCATTCCCTCGATGATAGGACTTTGGTGGATTCATCTCATTTTGTTGATTTTTGGCTTCATTCTAATTGGCAAAGGTCGGCCGTTGGGCTTAAAACTCTTGTCACGTTTTAGTATCCGGAATAAGCGAGGTTAA
- the rraB gene encoding ribonuclease E inhibitor RraB yields the protein MSQSLNELLEQSEQTINALISDGAEPDVLYEIEHHLASTDFTKLEKAAVELVKLGYHVDDADEFDDEQGKRWFAFIAATDAELDNNVLARQVREIADVADECDVEYDGWGTMLDDDELDDEYDDGEE from the coding sequence ATGAGCCAGTCTCTGAATGAGCTACTTGAGCAAAGCGAACAAACGATTAACGCACTCATCAGTGACGGTGCTGAGCCTGACGTTCTTTATGAGATTGAACACCACCTTGCTTCTACAGACTTTACCAAGCTAGAGAAGGCCGCAGTGGAGTTGGTGAAGCTGGGATATCATGTGGATGATGCCGATGAGTTTGACGACGAACAGGGTAAGCGCTGGTTTGCGTTCATCGCTGCGACGGATGCTGAACTCGATAATAATGTGTTAGCGCGTCAGGTAAGAGAAATTGCGGATGTTGCTGACGAGTGTGACGTTGAGTATGACGGCTGGGGTACCATGCTGGATGACGATGAACTGGATGACGAATACGATGATGGAGAGGAGTGA
- a CDS encoding hemerythrin domain-containing protein — translation MTIFEELRVDHDKQRQLLDLLLDTSGNEPEREQYYQQLKVQLEQHAAAEERYFYNPLIEDDTTIELSRHGIAEHHEIDELIEALEKTDMSSPGWLQHLKNLKHKVLHHLEDEEQGFFQKAGKVLEDSEKQSLGKEYREMMKEKGL, via the coding sequence ATGACTATTTTTGAAGAGTTACGAGTTGACCATGACAAACAGCGTCAATTATTGGACCTTTTACTCGACACGTCAGGCAATGAACCTGAGCGTGAACAGTATTACCAGCAATTAAAAGTACAGTTGGAGCAGCATGCGGCTGCGGAGGAACGTTATTTTTATAACCCGCTAATTGAAGACGATACGACCATTGAGTTGTCTCGCCACGGCATTGCTGAACACCATGAAATTGACGAGCTTATTGAGGCCTTAGAAAAAACGGATATGTCGTCTCCAGGTTGGCTGCAACACCTTAAAAACCTAAAGCATAAAGTACTGCATCATTTGGAAGACGAGGAACAAGGGTTCTTCCAGAAAGCTGGAAAGGTTTTAGAGGACTCTGAAAAGCAGTCTTTAGGTAAAGAGTATCGAGAAATGATGAAAGAAAAAGGGCTGTAA
- a CDS encoding DNA polymerase III subunit chi produces the protein MPSATFFMMPEASEDEQTALICDKIAELYRKHKRLRVWAQNQAQAEALDELLWQRPADAFIPHNLVGEGAATGSPVEIGWPQTEPGSTRPGYALFNLANEVPVQAQQSQQLYDIVPASDEGKAVARERYKHYRARGCQMHTVPLISEQK, from the coding sequence ATGCCCTCAGCTACGTTTTTTATGATGCCGGAAGCGTCAGAGGATGAGCAAACTGCGTTAATTTGCGATAAGATCGCTGAACTTTACAGAAAACATAAACGACTGCGGGTCTGGGCTCAAAACCAGGCTCAGGCTGAAGCGTTAGATGAGCTATTATGGCAACGGCCAGCGGATGCCTTTATTCCGCATAATTTAGTAGGAGAAGGCGCCGCGACCGGCTCACCGGTAGAAATTGGCTGGCCGCAGACCGAGCCTGGATCAACACGACCGGGCTACGCGCTATTCAACTTAGCCAATGAAGTGCCTGTACAGGCACAACAAAGTCAGCAACTGTATGACATTGTGCCTGCTTCAGATGAAGGAAAAGCAGTTGCCAGAGAACGTTACAAACATTACCGGGCTCGCGGTTGCCAAATGCACACCGTCCCCCTGATATCCGAACAGAAGTAA
- a CDS encoding 1-acylglycerol-3-phosphate O-acyltransferase: MLAVLRWLFLGGFIVVFGVVGCLFCIIRPFHRNNTYRFAHIFGWATRVLGLKIEVTRHPDIEHGGPYVFVCNHQNSWEIFTIAAMLPKNTVTLGKKSLRWIPFFGWLYWLAGNILIDRKNAGKAHGTIAQTANAINQRDISVWMFPEGTRSYGRGLLPFKNGAFHTAFRAQVDIVPVCVSELHGKIKMNRWNNGVLKVAFLEPIRIANYQKENLRDLSRHCHDIMDSKINQLNEQVKKESE, encoded by the coding sequence ATGTTAGCGGTACTGAGGTGGTTGTTTTTAGGTGGATTTATCGTTGTTTTTGGTGTCGTTGGCTGTCTGTTTTGTATTATTCGGCCTTTTCACCGAAACAACACCTATCGGTTCGCCCATATCTTTGGTTGGGCGACTCGAGTGCTTGGGTTGAAAATTGAAGTAACTCGGCACCCCGATATTGAACACGGTGGCCCCTATGTTTTTGTCTGTAACCACCAGAACAGCTGGGAAATCTTCACGATTGCGGCGATGCTGCCAAAAAATACGGTCACTTTGGGTAAGAAAAGTCTGCGTTGGATACCGTTTTTTGGCTGGTTGTACTGGTTGGCCGGTAATATTTTGATTGACCGTAAAAACGCGGGTAAAGCACACGGTACAATTGCTCAAACAGCGAACGCGATAAATCAGCGAGATATCTCGGTATGGATGTTTCCGGAAGGCACACGAAGCTATGGCAGAGGACTATTGCCGTTTAAAAATGGTGCTTTCCATACAGCGTTTCGTGCTCAAGTCGATATTGTTCCTGTTTGCGTGTCAGAGCTGCATGGTAAAATTAAAATGAACCGTTGGAACAATGGTGTATTAAAAGTCGCCTTTCTTGAGCCTATTCGCATCGCAAACTACCAGAAAGAGAACTTGCGCGACTTAAGCCGCCACTGCCATGACATTATGGACAGCAAAATTAATCAGTTAAATGAACAAGTGAAGAAGGAAAGCGAATGA
- a CDS encoding valine--tRNA ligase, with product MDKTYSPADIEQNLYQQWEEKGYFKPSGQGDSYSIMIPPPNVTGSLHMGHAFQHTIMDTLIRYQRMDGKNTLWQVGSDHAGIATQMVVERQLAAQNQTRQELGRDAFIDKIWEWKYQSGGTITQQMRRLGDSVDWDRERFTMDEGLSDAVREVFVKLHEENLIYRGKRLVNWDPALQTAISDLEVENKEQQGSIWYLRYPLADDATTEDGKDHLVVATTRPETMLGDVCVAVHPDDERFGHLVGKHINLPIVNRRIPIVADHHVDSEFGTGCVKVTPAHDFNDYEIGKRHQTGMISIFDDTAHVMAKAGLYTSTGEAMEELDGFDGTLPSQYAGKERFEARKQLIAEFEELGLLEKIEKHTNKVPYGDRGGVPIEPHLTDQWYVRVEPLAKQATEAVEDGRIEFVPKQYENMYFSWMRDIQDWCISRQLWWGHRIPAWYDDKGNVYVGRSEDEVRKKHNLGDTKLQQDEDVLDTWFSSALWTFSTLGWPKNTDDLKTFHPTDVLVTGFDIIFFWVARMIMMTMHFMKDDEGKPQVPFKKVYVTGLIRDEEGQKMSKSKGNVLDPLDMIDGISADELVAKRTANMMQPKMREKIEKRTRAEFPEGITAHGTDALRFTLTALASTGRDINWDMKRLEGYRNFCNKLWNASRFVLMNTEEHDCGQSGDDMTLSLADEWIIARFNNTVKEFRQALDSYRFDQAAAIAYEFTWNQFCDWYLELTKPVLHNGTDVQQRGTRHTLVSILEQLLRLLHPIMPYITETIWQRVKPLVGVEGDTIMLQPFPQVQSSVNEQAMLDMEWLKRVILAVRNIRGEMDLSPNKPLPLLLSNADTMARGRIENNESFLSSLAKLESIEFIDSDDGAPASMTALVDSLKLHIPMAGLIDKDAELQRLQKAIEKAEKEWQRLNGKLSNENFVSKAPEAVIAKEREKLTEAEATLSQLKEQQEKISAL from the coding sequence ATGGATAAAACATATTCCCCTGCAGACATAGAGCAAAACCTTTACCAACAATGGGAAGAAAAAGGGTACTTTAAACCGAGCGGTCAAGGCGACTCTTACTCCATTATGATTCCGCCGCCCAATGTCACGGGCAGTCTGCACATGGGGCACGCTTTCCAGCACACCATTATGGATACGCTCATTCGCTATCAGCGTATGGATGGTAAAAACACTCTCTGGCAGGTGGGCTCAGACCACGCCGGCATTGCAACACAAATGGTCGTGGAGCGTCAGTTGGCCGCTCAAAACCAAACGCGCCAAGAGCTAGGGCGTGACGCCTTCATTGACAAAATTTGGGAATGGAAGTATCAGTCCGGCGGTACCATTACTCAGCAAATGCGTCGCCTGGGCGACTCGGTAGACTGGGACCGCGAGCGTTTTACCATGGACGAAGGATTGTCTGACGCGGTTCGCGAAGTGTTTGTAAAACTGCATGAAGAAAACTTAATTTATCGAGGCAAGCGCCTGGTGAATTGGGATCCGGCATTGCAAACCGCGATTTCAGATTTGGAAGTCGAAAACAAAGAACAACAGGGCTCCATCTGGTACTTACGCTATCCGCTCGCTGATGACGCTACGACAGAAGACGGCAAAGACCACCTTGTTGTTGCGACCACGCGCCCGGAAACCATGTTGGGCGATGTTTGCGTTGCCGTACACCCAGACGATGAGCGCTTCGGACATTTAGTCGGAAAGCACATTAACCTGCCTATCGTAAACCGCCGAATTCCTATCGTGGCCGATCACCATGTAGATAGTGAGTTTGGTACTGGTTGCGTGAAAGTAACGCCAGCGCATGACTTTAACGATTACGAGATTGGTAAACGCCACCAAACCGGCATGATCTCTATTTTTGATGACACCGCACATGTCATGGCAAAAGCAGGCTTATACACCAGTACCGGCGAAGCCATGGAAGAACTTGACGGTTTTGACGGAACATTACCAAGCCAATACGCCGGAAAAGAACGTTTTGAAGCGCGTAAGCAACTGATTGCCGAGTTCGAAGAACTGGGACTGCTGGAAAAGATTGAAAAGCACACCAACAAAGTTCCTTACGGCGACCGTGGCGGTGTGCCTATTGAACCTCACCTAACTGACCAATGGTATGTTCGTGTAGAGCCATTAGCGAAACAAGCGACCGAAGCCGTAGAAGACGGTCGTATCGAATTTGTTCCAAAACAATACGAAAACATGTATTTCAGCTGGATGCGTGACATTCAGGACTGGTGTATTTCACGTCAGCTCTGGTGGGGACACCGTATTCCTGCGTGGTACGACGACAAAGGTAATGTTTACGTTGGTCGCTCCGAAGACGAAGTCCGCAAGAAACATAACTTAGGTGACACAAAGCTTCAGCAAGACGAAGACGTTTTGGACACCTGGTTCTCGTCAGCATTGTGGACCTTCTCGACATTGGGCTGGCCGAAAAATACTGACGATTTAAAAACCTTCCACCCTACCGATGTATTGGTGACGGGTTTTGATATTATTTTCTTCTGGGTTGCACGCATGATCATGATGACCATGCACTTTATGAAGGACGATGAGGGCAAACCTCAGGTACCTTTCAAGAAGGTGTATGTTACTGGCCTTATTCGTGACGAAGAAGGTCAGAAAATGTCTAAGTCCAAGGGGAACGTACTGGATCCTCTGGACATGATTGACGGTATTAGCGCTGACGAACTAGTCGCCAAGCGCACCGCTAATATGATGCAACCGAAAATGCGCGAAAAAATTGAAAAACGTACTCGCGCTGAATTCCCGGAAGGCATTACAGCACACGGTACCGACGCGCTGCGCTTTACGTTGACGGCACTGGCCTCAACGGGTCGTGATATCAACTGGGACATGAAACGCCTGGAAGGCTATCGCAACTTCTGCAACAAGCTTTGGAACGCCAGCCGTTTTGTGCTTATGAATACCGAAGAGCACGACTGTGGTCAGAGCGGTGATGACATGACACTGTCTCTGGCAGATGAATGGATTATTGCCCGCTTTAACAACACCGTGAAAGAGTTCCGACAAGCGCTCGATAGTTACCGTTTTGACCAGGCCGCGGCCATTGCTTATGAGTTTACCTGGAACCAGTTCTGCGACTGGTATTTGGAGCTGACAAAACCAGTACTGCACAACGGCACCGACGTTCAGCAACGAGGAACTCGACATACGCTGGTTAGCATTCTTGAACAGTTGCTTCGGTTACTGCACCCTATTATGCCGTACATAACCGAGACGATTTGGCAACGTGTTAAGCCATTAGTAGGCGTGGAAGGCGATACCATTATGCTGCAACCGTTCCCGCAAGTACAAAGCTCGGTTAATGAGCAAGCCATGCTTGATATGGAGTGGTTGAAACGTGTCATTCTGGCTGTTCGTAACATTCGTGGTGAAATGGACTTATCGCCGAATAAGCCATTACCATTACTGCTGTCGAACGCGGATACGATGGCCAGGGGGCGTATCGAGAATAATGAGAGCTTCCTGAGCAGTTTGGCCAAGCTTGAATCTATTGAGTTTATTGACAGCGATGATGGCGCACCTGCCAGCATGACGGCACTGGTTGATAGCTTGAAGTTGCACATTCCAATGGCTGGTTTAATCGACAAGGACGCCGAGTTACAGCGCTTGCAGAAGGCTATTGAAAAGGCTGAAAAAGAATGGCAGCGCCTTAATGGTAAACTCAGCAACGAAAACTTTGTGAGTAAAGCGCCTGAAGCTGTTATAGCAAAAGAGCGTGAAAAGCTTACTGAAGCTGAGGCAACGCTAAGCCAGCTGAAAGAGCAACAGGAAAAAATAAGCGCACTTTAA
- the lptG gene encoding LPS export ABC transporter permease LptG, with the protein MLSILDKYIGLTVLKTSLMSLAVLTGLSALIRFVEQLKAVGRGSYDTLDAALFVFYSLPRDVELFFPMAALLGGLIGVGLLASNSELVVMLAAGRSRLNIIAAVMKVAIIMMVAVMAIGEWVAPPMESTGRAIRSQEISGGSLISAQQGVWAKDGSDFINIGEVEDTGRLNNVIIYDFDESRELQKATYAQTALFINGAWRMQDVVITELGESRVNSTRKSSVQWQSTLTPDKLGVVTIKPESLSVSGLLDYLNYLELNQQSAKRYELALWRKLLAPVTVAVMLLVALSFIFGPLRSTTMGARILLGVITGFGFHVSNEIFGPLAQVYQIPAFLGALLPSIVFAGLAVYFMQKKAG; encoded by the coding sequence ATGTTGAGCATTCTGGATAAGTACATTGGCCTGACAGTATTAAAAACTTCATTAATGAGTCTTGCTGTTCTGACAGGACTGTCTGCACTGATAAGGTTTGTGGAGCAGTTAAAGGCAGTAGGGCGGGGCAGTTACGATACTCTCGATGCGGCATTATTCGTGTTTTATAGTCTACCTCGTGACGTCGAGTTGTTTTTTCCTATGGCCGCGTTGCTTGGCGGGCTAATTGGTGTTGGTTTGTTGGCCAGCAACTCTGAATTAGTGGTGATGTTAGCGGCTGGCCGCTCCCGACTCAATATCATAGCGGCGGTAATGAAAGTCGCCATTATTATGATGGTCGCTGTCATGGCTATTGGTGAATGGGTGGCTCCTCCTATGGAATCGACAGGCCGGGCAATTCGTTCGCAGGAGATTTCCGGAGGCAGTCTAATTTCAGCTCAGCAAGGTGTCTGGGCAAAAGATGGCTCGGATTTTATCAATATCGGTGAAGTTGAGGATACGGGGCGCCTTAATAACGTTATTATTTATGACTTTGACGAAAGCCGTGAATTGCAGAAAGCGACCTATGCGCAAACCGCTCTGTTTATAAATGGTGCCTGGCGTATGCAAGATGTAGTGATTACCGAGCTGGGTGAAAGTCGAGTCAATTCTACCAGAAAAAGCAGTGTTCAATGGCAGTCAACGTTAACACCCGATAAATTAGGTGTGGTTACCATAAAGCCTGAGTCGCTCTCGGTTTCCGGATTATTAGATTATTTGAACTATCTGGAATTAAATCAGCAGTCTGCAAAACGTTATGAGCTTGCCTTATGGCGTAAACTGCTAGCCCCGGTAACCGTTGCTGTCATGCTGCTGGTTGCGCTTTCGTTTATCTTTGGACCACTCCGCTCAACTACCATGGGAGCCCGGATTTTACTAGGGGTTATTACTGGTTTTGGCTTCCACGTTAGTAATGAGATATTTGGTCCGCTAGCGCAGGTTTACCAAATACCGGCATTTCTTGGGGCATTGCTACCGAGTATTGTATTTGCCGGCTTAGCCGTTTACTTCATGCAGAAAAAAGCGGGATAA
- the pepA gene encoding leucyl aminopeptidase, whose protein sequence is MEFSVKSGNPEKQRSACIVVGVFEPRRLSGVAEQLDKVSDGYLSNLLRRGDLEGKSGQVLLLHHVPNILAERVLLVGCGKERELDERQYRQIIARTINTLNETGSMEAVCFLSELHVKGRDTYWKVRQAVEAARGALYNFNELKSKKEEPRRPLRKLVFNVPSRKELTLGEQAVQHGLAVSTGMDVCRNVANMPPNICTPRYLAEQAKTMAENYDNLSVTTVEEAEMEKLGMNAYLAVGRGSEHESVLTLMHYKGAPDDQAPIVLVGKGLTFDSGGISIKPSANMDEMKYDMGGAAGVLGAMQALAELQLPVNVIGAVAGCENMPDGKAYRPGDILTTMSGQTVEVLNTDAEGRLVLCDTLTYVERFEPDSVIDLATLTGACVIALGSHASAVLSQHNPLAHEILNAAQQSGDKAWRMPLWDEYQPMLDSPFADMANIGGREAGTITAACFLSRFTKKYNWAHMDIAGTAWQGGKEKGSTGRPVPLLTQFLINRCSSEAVE, encoded by the coding sequence ATGGAGTTCAGCGTCAAAAGTGGTAATCCGGAAAAACAACGTTCTGCGTGTATTGTCGTAGGTGTCTTTGAACCCCGTCGGTTATCGGGTGTAGCAGAACAGCTGGACAAGGTCAGTGATGGCTATTTAAGCAACTTATTGCGCCGCGGTGACTTAGAGGGGAAATCAGGGCAAGTTCTGTTATTGCATCATGTTCCCAATATTTTAGCTGAGCGAGTACTGCTGGTTGGCTGTGGTAAAGAACGCGAGCTCGACGAGCGACAGTATCGTCAAATTATCGCGCGTACCATAAATACATTAAACGAAACCGGCTCCATGGAAGCCGTATGCTTTTTAAGTGAACTGCACGTAAAAGGTCGCGATACCTACTGGAAAGTCAGGCAAGCTGTGGAAGCAGCACGTGGAGCCTTATATAACTTCAATGAATTAAAAAGTAAGAAAGAAGAGCCGCGCCGTCCGCTGCGCAAGTTAGTCTTTAATGTGCCCAGCCGAAAAGAACTCACGTTAGGTGAGCAAGCCGTGCAGCATGGTCTGGCCGTCTCTACGGGTATGGACGTTTGCCGTAACGTTGCTAACATGCCACCGAACATTTGCACGCCCCGCTACCTCGCTGAGCAAGCCAAAACAATGGCCGAAAACTACGATAATTTAAGCGTCACAACGGTTGAAGAAGCTGAGATGGAAAAGCTGGGCATGAACGCCTACTTAGCGGTTGGCAGAGGCTCAGAGCATGAATCAGTGCTCACATTAATGCATTATAAAGGCGCTCCCGATGATCAAGCTCCAATCGTATTGGTCGGTAAAGGTCTAACGTTTGACTCCGGTGGTATTTCAATAAAACCGTCCGCCAATATGGATGAGATGAAGTACGACATGGGCGGTGCCGCCGGTGTATTAGGCGCGATGCAGGCACTGGCTGAATTGCAACTTCCAGTCAATGTCATTGGTGCTGTCGCCGGCTGTGAAAATATGCCCGACGGCAAAGCGTATCGCCCGGGTGACATTCTAACCACCATGAGTGGGCAAACGGTAGAAGTCCTGAATACTGACGCAGAAGGTCGTCTGGTACTATGCGATACACTCACCTACGTAGAGCGTTTCGAGCCCGACTCAGTTATTGATTTGGCGACACTCACCGGTGCCTGCGTTATTGCTCTGGGAAGTCACGCTTCAGCGGTACTGAGTCAACACAACCCGCTTGCTCACGAAATTCTGAATGCCGCCCAGCAAAGTGGCGATAAAGCCTGGCGGATGCCGTTATGGGACGAATATCAGCCGATGCTGGACAGTCCATTTGCTGATATGGCCAACATTGGTGGTCGTGAGGCCGGCACAATAACAGCGGCCTGCTTCTTGTCTCGTTTCACCAAAAAGTACAACTGGGCGCACATGGATATCGCCGGCACAGCTTGGCAAGGCGGCAAAGAAAAAGGTTCTACCGGGCGCCCGGTGCCGTTATTGACCCAGTTCTTAATTAACCGATGCTCGAGCGAGGCGGTCGAATAA
- the parC gene encoding DNA topoisomerase IV subunit A — translation MSTEITETRPLSRFTEEAYLNYSMYVIMDRALPHIGDGLKPVQRRIVYAMSELGLSALAKYKKSARTVGDVLGKFHPHGDSACYEAMVLMAQPFSYRHPLVDGQGNWGSPDDPKSFAAMRYTEARLSKFSEVLLSELGQGTADWIPNFDGTMKEPKVLPARLPHILLNGVTGIAVGMATDIPPHNAREVANACAMLLEKPSSTLEDIMDVLKGPDYPTDAEVITPAEDIKKMYETGRGSIKMRASYEVDDGEIVVTALPHQASGAKVLEQIAQQMQAKKLPLVSDLRDESDHENPTRLVIVPRSNRVDTEQLMNHLFATTDLEKQYRVNLNILGLDGRPQVKPLVGLLKEWLEFRQQTVTRRLQYRLDKVLARLHILEGLLIAYLNLDEVIEIIRTEDKPKEVLMSRFALSDKQAEAILELKLRHLAKLEEQKLKGEQDELSKEREQLEKILGSDRRLKTLIRKELLADADTYGDERRSPLVERNEAKALSERDLTPAEAVTVVLSKKGWVRSAKGHDIDGEKLSYKSGDSFLGSAEGKSNQPVVFIDSSGRSFSCEAHLLPSARSQGEPLTGRFSLVSGETVEHVLMGKDDSCLLLASDAGYGFVCQFSDLVSRNKNGKAIITLPTGSKILSPTAVNSIENDRVIAVSNEGRMLVFPVADLPQLSKGKGNKIINIPALRAQSREEYVVALATAAPDKAVTLMAGKRKLTLKPADLEHYLGERGRRGNKLPRGLQRVDDIVVEDE, via the coding sequence ATGTCGACGGAGATTACCGAAACACGCCCCCTCAGCCGCTTTACTGAAGAGGCCTACTTAAATTACTCCATGTACGTCATTATGGACCGGGCATTGCCACATATTGGTGATGGTTTAAAACCGGTTCAGCGACGTATTGTTTATGCGATGTCAGAGCTGGGCTTATCGGCTTTAGCGAAATATAAAAAGTCCGCCCGTACAGTGGGTGATGTGCTGGGTAAGTTTCACCCTCACGGTGACAGCGCGTGTTACGAAGCGATGGTGCTCATGGCGCAGCCATTTTCGTACCGACATCCGCTAGTGGATGGGCAGGGTAACTGGGGCTCTCCCGATGACCCTAAGTCGTTTGCGGCGATGCGTTATACCGAAGCGAGACTGTCTAAGTTTAGTGAAGTTCTGTTGAGTGAGTTAGGACAGGGCACCGCTGACTGGATACCGAACTTTGATGGCACCATGAAGGAGCCGAAAGTTCTACCGGCGCGACTTCCCCATATTTTACTGAACGGCGTGACAGGCATTGCGGTCGGTATGGCGACGGATATCCCGCCACATAATGCTCGCGAAGTAGCCAACGCTTGTGCCATGTTACTGGAAAAGCCAAGTAGCACACTTGAAGACATCATGGATGTGCTAAAAGGGCCAGACTACCCGACCGACGCAGAAGTCATTACGCCTGCCGAAGACATTAAGAAAATGTACGAAACCGGTCGCGGTAGTATAAAAATGCGGGCGTCTTATGAAGTAGACGACGGTGAAATTGTGGTTACTGCGCTACCACATCAGGCTTCCGGCGCAAAAGTGCTGGAGCAAATTGCTCAACAAATGCAGGCGAAGAAGTTACCGTTGGTGTCTGATTTGCGTGATGAGTCGGATCATGAAAACCCGACACGCTTAGTGATTGTTCCCCGCTCCAATCGCGTTGACACGGAACAACTGATGAATCACTTGTTTGCCACCACTGACTTAGAAAAACAATACCGTGTTAACTTGAATATTCTGGGGCTGGACGGCCGTCCGCAAGTTAAGCCGTTGGTGGGGCTTTTAAAAGAATGGCTCGAGTTCCGTCAGCAGACGGTCACCCGCCGCTTGCAATACCGTTTAGATAAAGTATTGGCACGTCTTCATATTTTGGAAGGCTTGCTCATTGCGTATCTAAACTTAGACGAAGTTATTGAAATTATCCGTACGGAAGACAAGCCGAAAGAGGTTCTGATGTCGCGCTTCGCGCTGTCAGACAAGCAGGCCGAAGCCATTCTTGAGCTAAAATTACGCCACTTAGCGAAGCTGGAAGAGCAGAAGCTGAAAGGTGAACAAGACGAACTGAGCAAGGAACGTGAGCAACTTGAGAAAATTTTGGGCTCAGACCGTCGCCTGAAAACGTTAATTCGCAAGGAACTGCTTGCCGATGCCGACACGTATGGTGATGAACGTCGCTCGCCGTTGGTTGAGCGTAACGAAGCAAAAGCATTAAGTGAGCGAGATCTCACGCCGGCAGAGGCAGTTACCGTTGTACTGTCTAAGAAAGGCTGGGTGCGTAGCGCGAAAGGCCATGATATTGACGGTGAGAAGCTGAGTTATAAATCGGGTGACAGTTTCCTTGGGTCAGCCGAGGGTAAAAGCAACCAACCAGTTGTATTTATTGATAGCTCAGGCCGAAGCTTTTCGTGTGAAGCGCACTTGTTGCCATCGGCGAGAAGCCAGGGTGAGCCACTAACCGGGCGCTTCAGTCTGGTGTCAGGTGAAACGGTAGAGCATGTACTGATGGGGAAAGACGACAGCTGTCTGCTGCTTGCATCGGATGCGGGTTACGGTTTTGTCTGCCAGTTTAGTGATTTAGTCAGTCGTAACAAAAATGGCAAGGCGATTATTACCTTACCAACCGGTTCAAAAATACTCTCGCCCACAGCGGTGAACAGCATTGAAAATGACCGTGTTATCGCTGTATCAAATGAAGGTCGTATGTTGGTTTTCCCGGTAGCGGATTTACCGCAGCTCAGTAAAGGGAAAGGGAACAAAATTATTAATATCCCAGCGTTAAGAGCACAGTCGCGGGAAGAGTATGTGGTGGCCCTGGCGACAGCCGCACCGGACAAAGCAGTAACGCTAATGGCAGGAAAGCGCAAACTAACCTTGAAGCCGGCCGATCTTGAACACTATCTGGGCGAGCGAGGGCGCCGGGGTAACAAACTGCCCAGAGGCCTTCAGCGAGTCGACGATATTGTCGTTGAAGATGAGTAA